The genomic DNA CAGCGCATGCCGATCAGGGAATACTACCCTGGTGAGAAGCCTTACCGGATGGTGTATGTAGAAGATCCTTTCGGCAATATCTTTGAAATTTATTCTCACGGTTATGAGCTGACGTATTCGGAAGGCGCGTACTGACATCTAGAAAAAGTAGCAGAGGCTGGGACAAACGTGTTTCAGTCATAGAAATACCCGGATTCATTCGCCTAAGATAAGGTTGATGAATCCGGGTATTTTAATGGGCACTTTATAGTGTTTTCCAAAAATCAGGTCCTATAGGGGCAGGATGACCCTTACCCTTGTTCCTTCGTCAGGTGCACTCTGTACATTGATGGAACCGTTGTGCAGTTCAATCAGCTGTTTCGTAATGGCCATCCCGAGTCCGGTACCGCTTCCGGAATCACTTGTGTTTGTTCCACGGTAAAAGCGTTGGAACAAGTGGGAGAGGGTCTCGGAATCCATTCCTTCTCCATCATCTTCAATTTTGATGACCAATAGTTGGTTTTCTATGGCTTCAGTGGAGATGGTGATCGTTGTACCATCTCCGTTGTGTTTGATGGCATTGGATAAGAGGTTGTCGAGGATCCGTTGAAACCACTTCCGGTCCACCATCCCGAGCATGGGGGTTTCCGTAGGAAGGAAGCGGATATCGGCTTGTGCCGTATTGATGAAATAAATGACGCTCCTCCGCACCGCTTCGTTGATATCTGTCCTTTCTTTCCTAATGGGCAGGGCTTGGCTGTTGAGCTGATAAACGAGGGTGAGATCATCAAGGAGATCCTTCATGAATGCGGACTTATCCACGATTGTACCGGCAAAATCCCTTATTTCTTCAGGAGTCCACTCATATTGATCGGACTGCAGCATCTGGGCATATCCGGTAATGGATGATAAGGGGGTTTTCAAATCATGCGATAGTCCGCTGATCCACTCTTCCCTTGAGCTGACCACCTTCTTTTCGTGCCTCTCGTTGCTCTTCAGTGTGTCCGTCAGCTTGGATAGCTGGCTGAAAAGTTCTTTGTATAGACGATAATTCCGTTTAAGCTTCCCGTTTTTCTTATAGATCGTGGATTCCCCGACCTGGTTGACCGGTTGGGAGTATTGACCGTCAGAGAGCTGCTTGATCCATTTAACCATGATCAAGAGAGGGGTGCCGAGATTCCGTGCATACCAAAAGGTGCTGAACAAGATCAGGAGGGCAATGACGATAAGCGCGATGAACCACCCGTTATGGATCGGTACCGAAATGGGTGCTTCAGCAGGAGGGTGAATCCCTGATATCAGGATCTTTCCTGAGAGGGGATCTTGGTGCACGGACTGATCCGGATCATCCAGCTGAAGGATGTCCTTGTACGTGTAGTTCTCTGAAGGTGGCCGGTCTCCATAAGCTTGAAGAACATTGCCATCAGGGTCGGTCAGTTGAATCCACACACCCTCTTTTTTTAGTTGCCGCTGATCTTTTGACGAAGGCAACCATTCTCCTTTACTCCAATCGACCTCATCTTTCACCTTGCTCAACCATTGCTTCTCAGGATGATGTTTCCCGAGCATCACGTAGGACGGTTCATCGTCCATATTCAGGATCTCCCACGTATGGATATCGGTAAAGGAGACCTCATCGGCAGCCGAAAGAAGATGTTTTGAAGAGAGAACGGAATCGGGAGCACCGTAAGATCCGGCAAAGTCTCCCCTGGAGTCCAGGATGATCAACCAGCTCTTTTGCTTTTGAAGAATTTTTTGTAAATGTTGATCGATGGTTGCTTTGCCATCCTTGACCTCGACCCTGTCGGAAAAATAGAGTCCTTCTGCGGTGGTGAGGTCTTTTTCAATGGCAGAATTCATGGTGAGGAACGCGATGAATAAGAAAATGATCAAGATCGACAGCAATAATAGGAAGCCGGTCAGGATCAGGCGACCGAGGAGGTGGAGGATGAATCGAGTATGGATATTCATCTGCTCCCCCTTGGAATCTCCAGTTTATACCCGAGCCCCCGGACGGTCAGGATGAGCTCAGGATTCCCTGGATCTTCCTCGATTTTCTCCCGCAACTTCCGGATGTGCACCATGACGGTGTTATCTTCCCCCATGAAGGCGTCTCCCCACACCTGCTCATAGAGCTGTCCTTTGCTGAAAAGCTGATTCGGGTGCTTACAAAAGAATAGTAATAATTGGTATACTTGAGCAGGAAGTCGAACGGATTCCCCCCGTACGAACACTTCTCCTGTCGATGTGTTCATTTCGATGGGTCCGCAGCTATGCACGGTCTGATCCTGTATCGTACTGATCTTCAACCTCCTGGATAGATGTGCCTTGATCCTTGCAACGACTTCGAGGGGTTGAAGGGCTTGGTGATGTAATCATCAGCCCCGACTGCAAATCCCGATAACTTATCGAGGTCGCCGGCCTTGGCGGTCAGAAAGAAGATCGTGGCATCGGATTGCTCGCGGATCGATGGGCAAATCTCAAAACCTGTTTGATCAGGAAGCATCACATCCAAGAGTATCAAATCATAGGTATGACTCTTACATAGGGCAAGTGCCTGTGAGGCAGTCTCTGCTTTATCAATCTTTGAAATTCCCTCTCTGAGGAGCAGGGTCTCAAGCATATTCATAAGTGCCATTTCATCATCAACAATCAATAATCGTGCTTCATTCATCATTAATCTCCTAACTTAACGGTGTTACACCTATCATATCATCAAAGTTTTAGTAGAATTAGAGAATTAAGGAAAAGTTAAGGTGGGATTTCACCTGCGTTAAATGTAGTGGATTATCCTTTTTGTATAGACAAATAAGAAAAGGAAGTGTTCATATGTTTGCCATCGCCAAAAGGGAATTCTTTCAATTATTCAAGGGGTTCAAGTCCATCGCCATCATCCTCATGCTCCTTGTCCCGACGTATTATTTTGCGAAATTCTCCTCTATGTTCGAGAGCGCATTGGAGTTAACGCCCGATGAGGCGGATATGGCCCATTCAGCAGGCTTGCTGGTGGTCATGATTGTATTCGGTCAACTGTTCGTCATGGGACTGTCGCATGACACGATGAACCGGGAGATGCATGAACGGACCATGAGATTCCTGTTGACCCGTACGTCAAGGCGGTCCATCGTGGCAGGCAAGTTCCTCGGGATCCTGGCATTCTGGTTTGCTTGCATCACTGTTTCCCACGTGATCATCGCGATTTTCTCACACCGATTCGATGCTTTCACATTCTTTCAGCTCATGGGTCTCATCGCTTGTCAGGTAGCCTTTACGGTCTTCCTGTCGACGGTGGTCCCGGTGCCTGCGTTGACGATGTTTATGAGTATCATTGCCGGAATCCTCCTTCCGATCCTCGGCTACTGGTTGGCATACACCTCGAATCCATGGTTCAGCTGGATGAAGTATGTTGATCCGAACTATTATCTTGTCAGGGAAGATTATACGTTCTTGCTCATGTATCTTGATGCTTTCATTTTACTTTTACTAACATATATATTCTTCCGAAGGAGGGGATGTTGATGATTACAACGAAAGGGCTGACAAAGTCGTTCGGGAAAAATCAGGTAGTCAAAGGAATCGATCTCACGGTGGAGAAGGGGGAGATCTTTGGGTTCCTCGGGAGGAACGGAGCAGGGAAATCAACGTTCATCAACATGCTGACCGGTATCGTGATACCAACTTCCGGTAGCTATTCCCTCCTAGGAGAAGAGGAGAATCACAATGCAATCAAGCACAAGATCGGCGTCATGCCTGATTATTCAACATTCTATCAATCCATGACCGCACTGAAGCATCTGCAGTTCCTTGCCGGTGTATCGGGGAAAAAGGTATCCAAGGATACGTGCATGTCGGTGCTGGCCGCCGTCGGTCTAGAAGGGCATGAACATAAAAAAACCTCCAAGTTTTCCTTCGGTATGAAGAAGAAGCTTGGAGTGGCACAGGCCATCATCCATGATCCTGAATTGATCTTCCTTGATGAACCGACTTCAGGAATGGACGCAGAGTCGGTCCTGCAGATTCAGCACCTGATCCGTTCCCTGCAGAAACAGGGGAAAACGATTTTCATGACGTCTCATAACCTCGACGAAGTGGAAAAGATCTGTAACCGTCTTGCTATCATGAAGGAGGGGTGGATTATTAAAAGCGGCACGATGGAAGAGCTGAGGGCATTTTACCGCTCGAACATTGAAGTGAAAGTCAAACATTCACCCATCCCTGTCCGTGATCAAGAGGATCTGGAACAATGGCTTTCCATTAACGGTCGGGATCTCGAAATGGAAGAAACCCATTTTCATATAGTGGTGGAGGATGAGAAGAAGATTGCTGACATCATCCGCGTCCTTAACCGGATCAAGGTTGACGTTTACCGGGTAGAGGTCGATGAACCAACCCTGGAAGAGATTTTCCTTGAAAGGGAAGAGGCAAAATAAATGGCAAGGTGTCGCGAAGACACCTTGCCTTTCGTTTAGCCATCCCACTGTTCGCTCGTCCGTCGGTAACCGGAAATATGGTCCCATACAAAACCGATGACGGCACAGAGAAGAGCGGGAAGGGTCCACTCCAACCCATTAGCCGATAGAGGGATCCAGTCTACGGCGTGTTCGAGACTTTTCGGTACCATATTGAAACTGTGGAACGTTTCATAAAGTGAAAACGCACCCGTCATCCCCACCGAAAGGATGAACATCCTCCTGCTTTTCCCCAGGAAGAGCTGAGCAAGGGAGAGGACAACAAGAACGATGGCTATAGGATAGATCAAGGATAGAAGAGGTCCAGCAATCTTGAGGATCATATTCAATCCCAGGTTCGTAAAGAGAAGCCCGATCAAGGTGAATACCCCGACATACCCTTTATAGGAAAGGAGGGTGAAGCGCTCCTGGAAAAATTGAGCGCACGCATTGATCAGACCGACACAGGTTGTCAGGCAGGCGAGGATCACGATTGAACCGAAGATCAGATTCCCGCTGGGGCCGAATAGCTGTCCCGATGCCAGCACAAGGAGTTCGGCGCCGTTGGCAACAGCCTGGTCGGCAGGAATCACCCTTCCGATCCATCCGAGAGATACGTATACAAGAATGAGACCCAGAGCGGCAATCGATCCTGCACCGATCGTCCCTTTCACAAGCTCACTCCGTTTGCTCATTCCTTTGGAGCGGAACCCATTTATGATGACAATGCCGAAAGCAAGGGCTGCGATGGCGTCCATTGTATAATAGCCTTCAATGAAGCCCGTAAGGAACGGGGAGTGTTGGAACTTGTCTGTTGTCGGTGCATCCCCGTACGAATAGGTGAAAAAGGCCTTAATGAATAGAATAGCCAATACGATGAGAAGTGCTGGAGTAAGCCACTGTCCCACAAGGTCGATGGCTTTCTTCGGATTCAGGCAGATCAAGAACGTCACTCCGAAGAAGATAATCGAGAATAGGAGAAGAGGCATATGCCCCTGGACGGGAAGAATCTGTTCGAACCCGAGCTCGAATGCCACATTGGCGGCCCTTGGAATACCGTAGAAGGCGCCGATGGATAAGTATACGATGATGGCGAAGATCATCCCGAAAAGGGGATGAACCCGTTCACCGATTGATAAAAGCCCATTCTTCGAAAGAGACACAGTGATGATCGTGAAGAAGGGAAGGAATACAGCTGAGAGAATGAAGCCAGTGATGGCAGGTATGAATGCATGACCTGATTCCATTCCAAGGGTAGGAGGGAAAATCAGATTCCCGGCCCCGAAGAAAAGGGAAAAGAGCATGAATCCAGCTACGATAATATGTTTTTTATTCATAATGTTGAACCTCCTGATTATATCCTGAAAAACAAAAAAGCCCGCCCCTTAAATAAAAAGGGACGAGCTTATACCCGCGTTACCACCCGAATTCCGCCTGCCAAAGAAGCAAGCGACACTTGAACGTACCAACATACGTCTTCCTGTTAACGGTGGAAAACCGGCAGTGCTTACTCCGTTCGGCACTGCGTCTCAGGGATGATTTTCAATAGGGTACCGTTCGCCTGCTCCCACCAAATGCCGGCTCTCTTTGCAACAGTGTCCCAATCTACTCTTTCCCGTCGTTGACATTTACTATAGTAGTAATCTAGCACAGAAGGAATTCATTCGTCAATTTGTTTTTTAAATATAGTATTTATTCTGACATATAAGGGAGGAACCTGTAAACGCTTAGAATCCCTGTCTGACTTCATCGAACGATAAGGAGGAATGAAGAATTTCTGATAAAGTCACTCTATAGCCATCAGGATCGATCAGGACGACTTCCCGTGCATTCCACGGTCGATCGACTGGCCCTTCCACAATGCTTGAGTCCGGAGCTCTCCCAGCAGTAAGGTGTACGTCATGCCACTGCAGATTGATGGTGATTCCCTGTGGATGAACGATTGATCCAGCAGGGATCAGCATTAGATCCTGGTATCTTTCACCGCGGATATGGGCCATCACCATCTTGTTTTCCTCCCCCCTAAGACTGTACACCTCGTTGAATTCCAAGACATCCTTGTACCATTTCACGGAACGCTCGATATCTCTCACTTCCATTTTCACAAACATGGGCATCGGATATGCTTCCATTCTGTCACTCCTTTCTGTTGATATCCTTCACTGTAATCCATGACGCTACGTAAAGGTCAACAAAAAAAAAGAGGGTGGGACAATACTAAAAAGGACCATTGAATGACGAACACGATCAGTATAGGCTCTTTATACCGCACATGATTTCTGTGCAAGACTTCGCTTTCCGCGGGAGTCTTCGTCTTGCACTCCAATCAACCGCTGCTGGAAACCATATAACAAAATAAAAACCCGAATTCATTTGCCTGATCGCAGGCAGATGAATCCGGGTTGTACTATGACTAAAACACGTTTGTCTCAGCCACTCGAAAAGGATTATAATCCGACAGAAATATATTTCACTTCCAGGTATTCGTCCATTCCCTGATGGCCGCCTTCCCGGCCAAGTCCGCTCTGCTTGAATCCACCAAATGGTGCCTGAGGAGCGGATGGCCCTCCGTCATTCAACCCGACAATCCCGTATTCCAATTGCTCACAAATGGCAATTCCTCGGGAGATGTTTTCTGTGAACACATACGCGGCCAGTCCATAGATCGAATCATTGGCACGTTCAACGGCTTCTTCTTCCGTTTTGAACGTGGTGATCGGGGCAAGGGGGCCGAATGTTTCTTCGCTCATGCAGAGCATATCGTCTGTTACGCCGGTGAGTACGGTGGGTTCAAAGAACAGCCCTTCTTTCACGCTGCCTCCCGTTGCAATTTCAGCGCCCTTTTCAACGGCGTCATCGATATGTTTTTTCACTTTATCCACGGCACGGTCATCGATGAGAGGTCCGATGTCAATGCCTTCATCCAGTCCGTTGCCGACCTTCAGCTTTTTGACCTCTGCTACATATTTTTCGGTGAATTCATCAACGATGGATTCGTGAACATAAATGCGGTTGGTACATACACAGGTTTGACCGGCATTGCGATATTTGGAAGCTACCACTCCTTTGACGGCCTTATCGATGTCCGCATCCTGGGTCACGATGGAAGGAGCGTGACCGCCAAGCTCAAGGGAGATCTTCTTCATCGTATCCGCAGAGTTCTTCATGAGGATTTTACCGACAGGAGTTGAGCCTGTGAACGTGAGCTTGCGGACGCGCGTATCATCCGTCCACGCTTCCCCGATCGTCTTGGAGTCTCCGCTCACAACATTGATGACGCCTTTCGGTATACCTGCTTCTTCTGCCAGATGGGCAAGTTTGAAGGCTGTCAGCGGTGTGAGCTCAGCCGGTTTGATGACGACGGTGCATCCTGCCGCTAATGCAGGCGCGACCTTCCGTGTGATCATCGCAGCGGGGAAGTTCCACGGCGTGATGACGGCGACGACACCGACTGGCTGCTTCGTCACGAACATCCTTTTGTCGCGTTGCGTTGCCGGAATCTGCTCTCCATACACACGCTTTCCTTCTTCAGCAAACCAGGAAATGTAGCCGTTGGCATAGTCGATTTCCCCAAGGGCCTCTTTAAGCGGCTTTCCTTGTTCCAATGTCATCGTACGGGCGAGGTCTTCGCGATTATCATGAATGAGATCATGCCATTTACGGACCAGTTCGCTCCGCTCGTAGGCTGAGTGTTTACTCCAGCTTTTAAACGCTTCAGAAGCAGCATCGACAGCGTACTTTGCTTCCTTCGTGCTTCCGTTCGGAACGGTGGCGATCACATCTGATGTGGCGGGGTTGACGACCTCGATCGTGTCGAGATCCTGACCGGTTTGTTGACCATTGATCAATAGCGCATACTTTTCCATTAAATGAACCTCCTGAATTGATTGGTTGATAAGATAGTGAGAGTTTTCCCTCTCTATATGTAGCTTAAACGTTACCTCAAATGTTGCAGTGACGCCAACAAATGAACCTCGAAGTTCCTGTGTTTATTCTTATTCAGGTTGAGGGAACATATACCGTATGAACTTAGATTACCAAGGAGGAATCCACTGTGAAAGCAATTGTGATCAATCAATATGGAAGCAAGGATGTTTTGGAAGAAAAGCAAGTAGAGAAGCCGGCAATCGGTGATGATCAGGTGCTGGTAGAGAACCATGCAACTTCAATCAATCCGATCGACTGGAAGCTGAGAGAGGGATACCTGAAGCAGATGCTTGATTTTGAATTCCCGATCATACTTGGATGGGATGTAGCAGGCACCATTTCTGAAATCGGTAAGAACGTCAGCGGCTATTCCATCGGCGATCGGGTATTCGCCCGTCCGGAAACGACGAATCAGGGAACCTATGCGGAGTATGTGCCGGTGGATGCCCATCTGCTAGCACCCATGCCGGATTCCATGAGCTATGAAGAAGCAGCAGCAATCCCACTTGCTGGATTGACGGCCTGGCAGTGCCTGGTGGATTTTGGTGAAATCAAGAAAGGCGATAACGTATTGATCCATGCAGGATCAGGAGGAGTCGGAAGTTATGCCATCCAGATTGCTAAGAGCTTCGGGGCCCATGTCGCCACCACTGCGAGCGGGAAGAACGAGCAGTTTGTCCGGTCCTTGGGGGCAGATGAATTCATCAACTACCGGGAGCAGGATTTCAGCGAGCTCTTATCAGACTATGATCTTGTCGTCGATACGATGGGAGGAAAGGTTCAGGAGGACAGCTTCAAGGTATTGAAAAAAGGTGGCAAGCTCGTCTCCATCGCCGAACAGCCTTCTGAAGACTATGCGGCCGACTTCACAACGAAATTCCTGTGGCTGGAGCCGAACGGCGAACAGCTGAAGAAGCTGGCGGACCTTTATGAGAAGGGAGAACTGAAACCGATCATAGGAGAAACCTTCGACCTCAGTGAACAAGGCTTGAAGGATGCCCATGCCCTAAGTGAAACTCATCATGCAAAAGGGAAGATCATCATCAAAGTGAAGTAGAAACAGAACCAGTGAAAATCCGGGTGTGCTCACTTCCTGAACGGAAGGGCAACGCCCGGATTTTATATTTTTTATGGGAGTCTCAAAATGGTTTTGTATTTTTCTACCTATTATTGGGGGTGTGAATGCCTTTTATTGTATGCTCTGATTCAAACAACCCCTCCAGAAGATATCGTTGAACCCCTTTACAGCACTGAGCGGCCTCCCTGTAATGCCTCCTGCTTGCTTCTACATCCCCGCTCAGGGAGTGGAGTCGGCCGAGGATACTTTCTTTCATCCATTCTTTTGACATGGAATCGGCCCTCTCTGCGGCTTCTTCAAGCCTTCCTTCCTCTAGCAATAAATGAACCTGGTAATACTCCCTTACCTGCGACTGTTTAACTTGAAGAAGATGGGAAGCGGCGCTTCGTACATCCTTTCGCTGTGCAGCCTCTGCAAGAAGGAAAATCGCTTGGTGTGCGGGAGATTTGTACTTTCGCAGGACCTTGTTGAGCTGATCCTTCACCAGGAGAGGGTCACCTTGGCCGAGCGCCCAATAAAAGCCCAGTATCGGCTGCCTTGTGCGTGCAGATAAAAACTGTTCAACTTTGTGTGAATCTGTTGCATGGTACATATAATACATATAGGGAATCATGGCAATGAGAAGGACAGAGGCTGTGATCACCGTTACGACTGCACCAAAAGGAAGATCAAAAAAACCACCTGTAATACCTAAAGTAATAGCGAAGCTGAACATGATGATGTACTGTTTTTTGCTGATCATGGATGGTTCCTTTCCGGTTCGTCTCCAGTCTCTTCATCTACCGCCGGGATTTCCTGTTCTTCATGGAATTCCACTTCTGTCTGCCCGGTGATCCCGTCAAATGGCGTATAGAAGAGCGAAGGAGACCGTTTCTTTTTGAATGATTTTATCCCTGCGATGATGAGGAGCAATGTCACAGAGAGGGGGAGCAGGGCGAATGCCAGCAGCTCCATCATGAATCGTTGGACGAGCTTGTGGCTACGGCGCTTGCAGACATGGTGGCGATCATGGCAGTCTGCTGTGCTTGGATCAGTGTCTCGATCGTCGTCGACAAGCTCGTCGTGGCGAGGGAAGAATCCTCCAAGTGATTGCTCACATAGAAGTTCACGGCCATCATGAAATTCACATCTTTATGCCATCTGAATGCTTTGATCCTGTTCAGGTTGTCCCATACGGAACGGACCCTGCCGCAGTCCGCATCTTTGACGAATGACAGCAGGGCGACCTGCGGATAGTAAGCCGGTTTCATGCGGATTCCTTCCGAGCGGAGGGCATCATATACCCCTAGAACCCTTGATATCAGGGCTTCCGGTCCTTCTTCCTCCTGAAGGGAAAGGATATGGCTCATCGTCTGGAGATCATTCCCTTTTCGGAAGCCTTCATGGTTCAGCTGGTCGTAAAAGGACTCGATATAGCTCACAATATTCTCCTGTTCCTTTGTAGCGAGAAGTACGGCAAAAGGATAGTCGCTATGGCCGGTCAGAAATAAATGTTCCTTCGCCATACGCTTATATAGGGCAAGTGCCCGTTCAGGCAGGCTTGAATCCGTTTCTTCCTCACCAAGGACGGCAAGGGCAGCAAGATGGGTGAAGATTCCCCTCTTGAAACCTGCTTCAATGAGGCGGTCATAAAGAGCTTGGAGGCGTTCAAATTGTAGGCGTGGGTCTTCAGATTTCACATCGAGAAGGGCAGCGAATGAAAAGCGCAACTGCGTTTTCAAGTGAGAAAACATACCGGTTTCTTTTTTGATCATTTCGCTTATCTCCAAGAAGCGCTCCACGTCAAAAGCATGATCATTCGTACAGTAAATGGAGGCGGTCAGCATGAGTGCCCGTTGATCGGAAACCTGCCAGCGGAGACGCTTTTTCAAGGTGGTATAGATGAATTCATACTGATCGATCTGGTCTTGGATCATATTGAACACGTCCTTAAATGATTGATTCCTTTATATACGGATGTAATGGTTTGGGGTTTCATTTTCCTGCAGATGTCAATTTCTTATATGAAAGAAGCCATCTGCATTGTCCTGCCATACAAGAATCGTTATTAAATTTTTTACAATTTGAGTGAGAAATAGTTAATAGTCTGCTATGGTGATGTAGGATACATACTTTGTTAAACCACCAATATCTGAATGGGGGTATACTACGAGGGCGTTGAAGCAGCATCTGTCCTCAGAAAGCCGAAAAAGACAGGGAGGCTTCCGGGTTTCAATGTATTCTACATAAGGGGGGAATCAAATGGAAATGCTGGAGCGGTTGAATCAGTGCATCGACTATATTGAGAAGAATCTGGACGGAGTAATCGATCCGGATGAGCTATCTGCGCTCTCCATGTATTCCCATCATCATTTCCAGAAGATGTTTTCCGTCATCTCCGGGTGCCCGCTTGCGGAGTATATCCGGAAGAGGAGGCTCACCGTAGCGGCCCAGGAACTCATGGTGACAGAGGCAAAAGTGATCGATGTTGCCCTGAAGTATGGATATGAAACGCCGGAGTCGTTCTCGAAAGCGTTCCGGAAGCTTCATGGAGTGCCGCCTTCGAGGATACGTTCAGCGTCTGTCAGGGCGTACCCGAGATTGGGTTTTAAACTTCAGATAACAGGGGTGAACGAGATGAATTATCGCATGGTTGAAAAAGAAGCGTTCGAAGTGGCGGGGATCGGCAGGAGAATGAGCACGCAGGATGGAGAAAACCTAAGGGAGATCCCTAAGTTCTGGGAGCAGGTGAACAGGGATGGGATTGACCGGGAGATTTGCAGGGCTGCCAACGCCGATTCGATTATGGGCGTGTGCCTGCACGAAGATCGCACCAAGGATGAATTCACGTATTTCATCGGGGCTGAAAATACGGTGGCTACGGTAGCCTATGAAACGCATACGATGCCTGCTGCCACTTGGGCGGTATTTGAGGTGGTGGGTCCGATGCCTCTGGCCATACAGCGCGTATGGGAGAGGATCTTCACAGAATGGTTCCCGTCCACGGGATTTGAGCACAGCGGTGGTCCTGAGTTCGAACTGTACCCGATGGAAGACGCCGGGGCAGAAGACTTTCGCTGTGAGGTATGGGTGCCCGTTAAGAATCGTTAATATCATGTTGAAGCAAGGCAACGTCGTGTTGCCTTTTTTTGATTTTCAAGAATGTTCTTATTCATTCCTCCTAAAACTGGACCTTCTTGTTATAATGTAAGAAAAAGGATATGTGGATTGGGAGTGAATCGATGGTTTTCCGAAGGACACGTATGTCAAAATGGGCGCTCATGCTCGTGCCCGTCATCTTACTATGCAATATTCTACTGTATCAATCTTCAGTACAACTCTACCTAGATATTCATATCAGCAAAGAAGTGGTGTTCGGCAGCCTCCTTGACCTGGTGGTCGTCCTGCCGGCTTTGATGTATGCAGCATTCAGACTTTCCAAAAAACAGCTTGCAGGTATCGTGGTATTCGGTCTCGTCCTCGCAAGATTCATACTCCCCGAAGCATACTTTGCTCAGTACACGATTCTGCTGTATGCCGGACTGGCGGTCGAAGTGATCGTTGTCATGGGAGAACTTGCACTGGTCTTCCTCCTGGTGAAAAAGATACCGGACATAAAGGGCTATATGAGGGAGTCTGGAAACGGACCCCTGTTTTCACTTCTCCCCGCAGCCATACGGAATGTAAAGGATCATTTTATCGTCAGGTTGATCACCTCTGAAATCCTCACAATCTACTACGGTCTAATGAGCTGGAAGCGCAAAGCACCCGTCCATCGCGGAGTGGTGACCATGCATCAAACCACCAGCCACACAGCCATGAATCTCATGTTGATCCACGCCATCGTCCTGGAATCAGTGGGGTTTCATTGGTGGCTCCATGATATTCAACCGGTCCTGTCCATGGTGCTCCTCATACTCAATGTATACGGGGTCATCCTGTTCCTTGCTGAGATTCAGATCGCCCGCCTGCATCCCCTTGAAGTGAAGGACGGGATGATCTATATCGGCCAGGGACTTCAAAAGAGGATTGTCTTTCCTATAGAAAATATTGAACACATGGAGTGGGGTGGAAAACCAGCTGAAGCCGGTCTTCTCCTCATGTATAAAGATTTTGAAGAAGTGGAGCCCCAGGTTGTCATCACATTGAAGGAAGAAGCAGAAGCCACACTATTCATGGGTAGGAAGGTCATGGTGCGTGAAGTGGCCATCAGGGTGGATGATCCAAACCGCCTGAAAGAATTATTGGTGTGACCCGTATCTTTTTCGGCTTCCCATCCGTTAGTAGTGTGAGAGGATGATAAGGAGTGAAGGATATGCAACCTGTAGAAAAGTCGCCTCACCCAGGCGGCATGAAGGAACAAAGGGACAGTCTCCTACGATACTGCCGCTTTCTGACGAAAAATCAGTGGGATGCCGACGAGATTGCACAAGAGTCCCTTGCCAGGGCATTGGAACATTACCGACATGAGGAGTGGACCCAAGCACTGCTGAAGCGTATCGCTTATTCTGTGTGGATTGATGTAACGCGTAAGCGGAGATG from Rossellomorea marisflavi includes the following:
- a CDS encoding NAD-dependent succinate-semialdehyde dehydrogenase, whose protein sequence is MEKYALLINGQQTGQDLDTIEVVNPATSDVIATVPNGSTKEAKYAVDAASEAFKSWSKHSAYERSELVRKWHDLIHDNREDLARTMTLEQGKPLKEALGEIDYANGYISWFAEEGKRVYGEQIPATQRDKRMFVTKQPVGVVAVITPWNFPAAMITRKVAPALAAGCTVVIKPAELTPLTAFKLAHLAEEAGIPKGVINVVSGDSKTIGEAWTDDTRVRKLTFTGSTPVGKILMKNSADTMKKISLELGGHAPSIVTQDADIDKAVKGVVASKYRNAGQTCVCTNRIYVHESIVDEFTEKYVAEVKKLKVGNGLDEGIDIGPLIDDRAVDKVKKHIDDAVEKGAEIATGGSVKEGLFFEPTVLTGVTDDMLCMSEETFGPLAPITTFKTEEEAVERANDSIYGLAAYVFTENISRGIAICEQLEYGIVGLNDGGPSAPQAPFGGFKQSGLGREGGHQGMDEYLEVKYISVGL
- a CDS encoding DUF4003 family protein: MIQDQIDQYEFIYTTLKKRLRWQVSDQRALMLTASIYCTNDHAFDVERFLEISEMIKKETGMFSHLKTQLRFSFAALLDVKSEDPRLQFERLQALYDRLIEAGFKRGIFTHLAALAVLGEEETDSSLPERALALYKRMAKEHLFLTGHSDYPFAVLLATKEQENIVSYIESFYDQLNHEGFRKGNDLQTMSHILSLQEEEGPEALISRVLGVYDALRSEGIRMKPAYYPQVALLSFVKDADCGRVRSVWDNLNRIKAFRWHKDVNFMMAVNFYVSNHLEDSSLATTSLSTTIETLIQAQQTAMIATMSASAVATSSSNDS
- a CDS encoding DUF3951 domain-containing protein; the protein is MELLAFALLPLSVTLLLIIAGIKSFKKKRSPSLFYTPFDGITGQTEVEFHEEQEIPAVDEETGDEPERNHP
- a CDS encoding AraC family transcriptional regulator, with amino-acid sequence MEMLERLNQCIDYIEKNLDGVIDPDELSALSMYSHHHFQKMFSVISGCPLAEYIRKRRLTVAAQELMVTEAKVIDVALKYGYETPESFSKAFRKLHGVPPSRIRSASVRAYPRLGFKLQITGVNEMNYRMVEKEAFEVAGIGRRMSTQDGENLREIPKFWEQVNRDGIDREICRAANADSIMGVCLHEDRTKDEFTYFIGAENTVATVAYETHTMPAATWAVFEVVGPMPLAIQRVWERIFTEWFPSTGFEHSGGPEFELYPMEDAGAEDFRCEVWVPVKNR
- a CDS encoding NADP-dependent oxidoreductase gives rise to the protein MKAIVINQYGSKDVLEEKQVEKPAIGDDQVLVENHATSINPIDWKLREGYLKQMLDFEFPIILGWDVAGTISEIGKNVSGYSIGDRVFARPETTNQGTYAEYVPVDAHLLAPMPDSMSYEEAAAIPLAGLTAWQCLVDFGEIKKGDNVLIHAGSGGVGSYAIQIAKSFGAHVATTASGKNEQFVRSLGADEFINYREQDFSELLSDYDLVVDTMGGKVQEDSFKVLKKGGKLVSIAEQPSEDYAADFTTKFLWLEPNGEQLKKLADLYEKGELKPIIGETFDLSEQGLKDAHALSETHHAKGKIIIKVK